DNA from Phycisphaerae bacterium:
ATCGCCACCGCCATTCGCTCGCACGTGCCGTAGCCGCAGGCCGAACAGTCCAGAAAGTCGGCCTTCTCGTATTTCCGCATCCTGCGGTAGATCGCCTGCTTCTGCTGCTCAGTCGGAAACGCGTACCGCCGGTTGCTCGAAAGGTTCAGATACGACCGGTCGTACAGGCCCGGCTCCCAGTGCTTCATGATGTTCCTGACGACTCGCTTCTGGAGATGTTTGTCGGATTGGGCGAACTTGCCCGCGTATCGCGCACGCATCTCCTCGTTTCGCCGCTCGATGAGCCATTCGACTTCGTCCGGGCTTTTCTCGGCCGAATTCGTGCCCGTCCCACCGTTGCACCCCATATCGCAGTTGAGGCAATCCACCAGTTTCGGGGCCGTGCCTTGACGGATCATCTCCGGTAGCTTGCGCAGGTAGTCGTAGATGACGTGCGGGCCCTCGATCTTCCGCGTGATGCCGCGAACGTCCTTGGACCATCGCTCAGCCGTTCGCATCAGGCCGCCCGGCGTGCTGAACAGCACCGCCCGCTCGGAGGGAGGATTGTCGAACTCCTCTTCCGGATAGTCCGCCAGACGTACGCCTCGATTCTTGAAGTACTCCGTCAGCCGGGAATACGTGACGTTGTAATCGCCGTAGCCCGTCTCGTCGAACTCCCGCCGCTTGGCGATGCACGGACTGAGCACCACGAACCGATGGTCGCGATACTTCTTGTAGTACCGACGGACCATTTTCATCGTGTGGACCATCGGGCTGTCAGCCGGGGCCAGGTGTTCCAGCAATTCCGGCTGATAGACCTGCATGTAAGTGACCAGCGCCGGACACGGCTGGGCGATGACGCACTTGGGGCTGTTGGCCTTGATATGCTGAAGATAGCTCTGGACCGTCAACTCGGCGCCGAAGCTGACGTCGAAGACGGCTGAGACGCCCTCGGCCTTGAGCCAGCCGTTGAGGTTCTGGTACTCGCCCGGAAAGTTGGCGGCAACCGCTGGGGCGACGATCGCCACCATCGGCACGCCACGCCGCAGATCCGAGAGAAAAGCCTCCAGATCGTCGACGGGCTGCCGCGCCCCGTGTTTGCAGACCCGGATGCAGCTGCCGCATCCAATGCAGAGATTGTCGTTGATCGTCACGTGATCTCCGCTGCCGTCATTGCAGAGTTTTACCGGACAGGCGCTGATGCAGGCATGACAATTCACGCATTTGTCTGCGCGCACCTCGACCACCTTGGCAAGCGATAGCTGACCCATGTCATTCTCCCACTGCTATAAAGGCGCTGCCCACGGATGCACTGGATGTATCGAAAAGAAACCGAAGGCACTTTAGAAATATTGCCGGCAATCACAATTCCGCGCCGCGCCATCCCCTCATAACCATAGCTACGCCAACGCCTTGTGCGGCCTTGGTTTCAGGGCGATGGAAGGGTAATCCATGCGGACGGACGGGACCGAAACCGTGGAACCAATGGCCCGGTTGGACTCGAACCGGGGGAGCACGGTTCGGACGTAAACGGCGTCACAGCAAGGGACTTACGGCAAAACGGCGAGCCGGGCGACGCGGCGGGGCTGGTCCCGCTGGACGACTGGCATGTGGTCCAGCAGATCGAGTTGGTCGAGCGTCCCTTCGAGATCACCGAGCACCGGGCGCGGAAGTATCTGGACCAGCGCACGGGCCGGATGGTGCTCGCCCCGCTGCCGCCGGAAGTGGCCGCCGGCGGGTTGGTGGGGTCGAAGCTCTCGGCGTTGATCGCGTATCAGAAGTCGGCGTGCCATATGTCGTACGCCACGGTCCAGACGTTTCTCAAGGATGTCTTGGGCCTGTCGCTGAGCACCGGTCAATTGGCCAGGGTGATCCAGAAGGCCTCGGCGGCCCTGACCGGGCCGTACGACGAACTGGCGGGGGCGTTGGCG
Protein-coding regions in this window:
- a CDS encoding 4Fe-4S binding protein; protein product: MGQLSLAKVVEVRADKCVNCHACISACPVKLCNDGSGDHVTINDNLCIGCGSCIRVCKHGARQPVDDLEAFLSDLRRGVPMVAIVAPAVAANFPGEYQNLNGWLKAEGVSAVFDVSFGAELTVQSYLQHIKANSPKCVIAQPCPALVTYMQVYQPELLEHLAPADSPMVHTMKMVRRYYKKYRDHRFVVLSPCIAKRREFDETGYGDYNVTYSRLTEYFKNRGVRLADYPEEEFDNPPSERAVLFSTPGGLMRTAERWSKDVRGITRKIEGPHVIYDYLRKLPEMIRQGTAPKLVDCLNCDMGCNGGTGTNSAEKSPDEVEWLIERRNEEMRARYAGKFAQSDKHLQKRVVRNIMKHWEPGLYDRSYLNLSSNRRYAFPTEQQKQAIYRRMRKYEKADFLDCSACGYGTCERMAVAIHNGLNKPENCQHYRLALVKEFQQRNKELAETSVEQIMKVVHTAETQQEAFSTLRQQADELAATTAELQPIARAISDIAFQTNLLALNASIEAAHAGEAGRGFAVVANEVKGLAINSHEEAEKIGPYIERFIRTFGDVVSQISDAHDQNAQSVNLAREVMKAVQTMADEGSIERIAEKSAFGE
- a CDS encoding transposase, which encodes MVQQIELVERPFEITEHRARKYLDQRTGRMVLAPLPPEVAAGGLVGSKLSALIAYQKSACHMSYATVQTFLKDVLGLSLSTGQLARVIQKASAALTGPYDELAGALAKQAYLGIDETGHPENGANLWTWCFRADGFAVFRIDPSRGS